A single Nicotiana tabacum cultivar K326 chromosome 5, ASM71507v2, whole genome shotgun sequence DNA region contains:
- the LOC107808326 gene encoding uncharacterized protein LOC107808326 — translation MDSASAAYLSMVDPFLVEALQNPRHRLTILRMEFDIQKFLQNSDLQQFEFPHFPTSYLRLAAHRVAQHYGLQTMVQDNVVDGQGAKILVTRKPESKYPAVRLSDIPPKQSDNDKYEKMKIVIRPRPSKTSSNDGESGPKRSPVRTVEERKEEYDRARARIFNSPISSESRDTLARVASDIKNIIDENECSNRLLLDMEKSLSSREGSSTSSRVAILRDREKELSDPDYDRNYVRYVKSVPTGQCFSLAPFDVQKFQPPYVHYDAAFPQMSQLPNAQASPNYRNPALGPYHAMGLNQTSNNGVFMQWPTQSMIYAHSYDQLRHAFIQPPFCQQPLSFAYTQTHS, via the exons ATGGATTCAGCTTCTGCTGCTTATTTGTCAATGGTGGATCCTTTCTTGGTTGAAGCTCTTCAAAACCCACGTCATCGTCTCACCA TTCTACGAATGGAATTCGATATTCAGAAGTTCTTGCAAAATTCTGATTTGCAACAGTTTGAGTTCCCACATTTCCCTACTTCCTACCTTCGGCTTGCAGCGCACCGTGTTGCTCAACACTATGGTTTGCAAACTATGGTCCAGGATAATGTGGTGGATGGTCAGGGAGCCAAAATTCTGGTGACAAGAAAGCCTGAAAGCAAATACCCTGCTGTGCGTTTGTCAGACATCCCACCTAAACAGTCTGACAATGACAAATATGAGAAGATGAAAATTGTAATACGACCAAGGCCTAGTAAAACCTCGTCAAATGATGGTGAATCTGGTCCAAAACGCAGCCCAGTAAGAACTGTGGAAGAGAGAAAAGAGGAGTATGACAGGGCACGTGCACGTATTTTTAATAGTCCTATTAGCTCGGAGTCAAGAGACACATTAGCTCGTGTTGCTTCTGACATCAAGAACATCATAGATGAGAATGAATGTTCAAATAGGTTACTCTTGGATATGGAGAAAAGCCTCAGCAGCAGGGAAGGTAGTAGTACTTCATCTCGAGTTGCCATCCTTAGGGACAGGGAGAAAGAGTTGAGTGACCCAGATTATGACAGGAATTACGTTAG ATACGTTAAGAGTGTCCCGACTGGTCAGTGCTTTAGCTTGGCACCTTTTGATGTGCAGAAGTTTCAGCCCCCATATGTGCATTATGATGCTGCTTTTCCTCAGATGAGTCAGCTGCCCAATGCTCAAGCTTCACCAAACTACAGGAATCCTGCTCTTGGCCCGTACCATGCCATGGGATTAAATCAGACCTCCAATAATGGAGTATTCATGCAGTGGCCAACCCAGAGCATGATTTATGCACATTCATATGATCAACTTAGGCATGCTTTCATTCAG CCCCCTTTCTGTCAGCAACCGCTAAGCTTTGCTTACACCCAGACCCACAGTTAA